The nucleotide sequence CGAAGGCAGGCAGTTCGAGGCCTTTGACCTCCAGGGCGTAACCCTCGCTCCCAGGGATTCGTCTGCTCATCTCCCTGACCCCCAGCGCGAGAAACTCGCCTACCCCCTGCCGTAGCGCGATCCGCTTCAGCGCATCCAGGACGAACTCGCCGTCACCCCAGTCATACTTCTCACTCACTAGTCCCCTCTGTGAGCATTCCATGAGAAACGAGATGGAAGTTCCAGCGGAGATGGTATCCAGCCCCAGATCGTTGCATATCTGGTTCGCCTCGAGCACCACGTCGAGGTCAGAGACGCCAACCCGTGAGCCCAAAGCCACCAAGGTCTCGTACTCCGGCCCCATCCCCTCGCACGCATGTGCGGGATTCGCGACCCTGGCGTAGTTTTTGCAGTGAAGTATGCAGGAGAAACATGCCTTGGATCCTGTCCGGTACCGGGCGGAATAGGCGGCTGAAGAGATATGGTCGTACCCATCGAACAGCCCAAACTGGCCATTCTTTGTGGACAGCCCTCCTCCGGAGTGGGCGATGTCCACCAGGATCGGGGTGCCGGTCTCCGAGAAGTCTGGATAGGTCTTGTCGGCCATGAGCTTTTCGTGGCATTGCCTGACCTTAGCAAGAAACCCATCGACATCTTCCACATAGAGGTCATGGGACCCGCGGACAGCGATGGCGTTGAGCTTCTTCGACCCCATGACTGCCCCGACCCCGGTCCTGCCCGCCGCATTGTGCTTGTCAGTCATGATACATGCGTAGGGTACCAGGTTCTCACCTGCAGGCCCGATGGACACTACCCGCGTGTCCGGGCCATGCCGGTCGGTGAGGACATCTATAGTGCGGAATACTCCTGATCCCACCAGGTCGGATGCGTCTCTGATCTCCGCCCAGTCGTCCTCGATGAGAAGATACACAGGACGGTCAGATGCGCCCTTGATGATCAGAGCGTCATACCCGGCGTACTTGAGCTCAGGCCCGAAGAAGCCTCCAGAGTTCGCATCTCCCAGAAGCCCAGTGGCCGGGGATTTACAGCCCACCGTGAACCGTCCCGATGACGGGGAGAGCGTTCCCGAAAGAGGACCCACCGCGAAGACCAGGACATTTGCGGGGGAAAGTGGATCCGTGCCCGGAGGGACCATCTCGTAGAGCGCACGCGTACAGAACCCCCGGCCACCGATGTATAAGGACTTCCAGTGCTCGGGCGTGGGTTCCCGGCTCACCACCTTCCGAGTCAGGTCCACCTTGAGTATCCTTCCCGCATAAGGCACCAGGCTCACCCCCCGGTTGCTTTTCGTCTCGCGGGGGGCTTGAGAGTGATCGCCCCCGTGACACAGTACTTCGCGCACTGCGGGTCCCCGTGGCACATGTCACATATCAGCACCGTCTCGCGGGTGATGTGTAATCCCCCATATCTGCAAGCAGGAGCGCACCTCCCACACAAGTCGCACCTGGCCTCGTCTACCAGCACGTCACCATCGCTGGCAAGGATCGCGCCCCTCGGGCACGCGGCTACACACGGGGTATCCACACAATGGATGCAGACTCCGATCTTCTCGTTCTGACCGTCCCTCGTTATCCGGATCCGGGACCTCGTTGGGTTGAAGACGCGGAAATGAGCGATCGCGCACACAAGCTCGCAGTTCCGGCAGCCCGTGCAGAGAGCGGGGTCGATCAACCTGATGTCAGTATCGCTCGTTCCCATCAGATCGCCTCACCTGATCTATCTAGCCTGCGCCTCACGTGAAACAACAATCGCGCAGGTTCGGAGGCCGGCCCCCCCAATTCCGCAAG is from Bacillota bacterium and encodes:
- a CDS encoding aldehyde ferredoxin oxidoreductase family protein, with the protein product MPYAGRILKVDLTRKVVSREPTPEHWKSLYIGGRGFCTRALYEMVPPGTDPLSPANVLVFAVGPLSGTLSPSSGRFTVGCKSPATGLLGDANSGGFFGPELKYAGYDALIIKGASDRPVYLLIEDDWAEIRDASDLVGSGVFRTIDVLTDRHGPDTRVVSIGPAGENLVPYACIMTDKHNAAGRTGVGAVMGSKKLNAIAVRGSHDLYVEDVDGFLAKVRQCHEKLMADKTYPDFSETGTPILVDIAHSGGGLSTKNGQFGLFDGYDHISSAAYSARYRTGSKACFSCILHCKNYARVANPAHACEGMGPEYETLVALGSRVGVSDLDVVLEANQICNDLGLDTISAGTSISFLMECSQRGLVSEKYDWGDGEFVLDALKRIALRQGVGEFLALGVREMSRRIPGSEGYALEVKGLELPAFDVRTGKAFALGEAVASRGGDHLRALPNFELLSYAPEDGVRWFGDPNCVDPYTEAGKPAMVVWHENYAAVCDSVEMCKYCTFATYAILPR
- a CDS encoding 4Fe-4S dicluster domain-containing protein; amino-acid sequence: MGTSDTDIRLIDPALCTGCRNCELVCAIAHFRVFNPTRSRIRITRDGQNEKIGVCIHCVDTPCVAACPRGAILASDGDVLVDEARCDLCGRCAPACRYGGLHITRETVLICDMCHGDPQCAKYCVTGAITLKPPARRKATGG